The genomic stretch ACAGACCGTCTAATAAACAATTCGATTTCGAGATGCCTATTTCGTTATCAAACCACACATTGCTCATACCTGACAATCGTTTGTTAGGCGGTCGTTGGAACATTTCTGTCGATTGGAGTTACGATGAAGAAGCGTATTTGTACAAACAGGAAATCACTTATTAAATGGTTTTTTCGGGATTCATATTAGGATTGTTAGGAAGTTTTCACTGCGTTGGTATGTGCGGACCAATTGCGTTTATGTTGCCCGTAGATCGCACGAATAGTTACAAAAAAGTAGCGCAAATTTTACTGTATCATGTTGGACGATTGCTTTCGTATGCAACTATCGGATTCATTTTTGGATTGTTGGGAAAAAGCATTTATATCTTCGGAATGCAGCAGCGTTTGTCCATAGCCATTGGAATTATTATGATTGTCACGATTAGTATTCCGTACAAAACTTTTAGTAAGTATAATTTTTCAAAACCTGTTTTTAGAATCATTTCCAACCTAAAATCGAGTTTAGGAAAGCAATTCAAAAAGAAAAGTTTAGATACTTTTTTTACGATTGGATTTTTAAACGGATTACTGCCTTGCGGATTGGTTTATATGGCAGTTTTTGGTGCCATTGCTTCTGGAAGTATGTTGCAAGGAAGTTTGTATATGTTGTTTTTTGGCTTGGGAACAATTCCGTTAATGACGACTGCAATTTACATTGGAAAGTTTCTAAACGCTACTATAAAACAACGCATTCAAAAAGCAATTCCTGTCTTTGTAATCATCATTGGAATGTTGTTTATTCTTCGCGGATTGGGTTTGGGAATTCCGTATATTTCTCCAGTTTCAAATGTTGGTTTGATTACGAATGTGATAGATTGTCATTAAAATAATTTTTAAAAAGCAGCAATATGTCTCTTAGCAAGATTATTCTTTTCTGAAGTATAGAAAAGGTTTTGCGTTAAAAATTTTCGAAGCCTTGGAGAAAATTTAGCAAAAGTTTTTCGGTTTTAGTTTTCCGAAGAGAAAACTAAAAATACCTGCCAGAAAAGCGCACTTTCTTTTGTTGATGCCTGTGCTGAACTTGATTCAGTATTCTTTGTGCGAGCAAAGAAAACGAAAATCAGCAGTAAAAAAGTGTGTTGTCTACAAAGAGTTCATTCAAACTCAAAATACCTCTTTCAGCATGACAAATATCATAGCAGTTTCCATACCTCATAACTATCTTTACTATAGAAATTAAAACAAAAACAAGATGAAAAAAAGAACACCAGTTTCCACAATTATGACCGCTGAGGTGATTACATTAAACCATACAGACAGTTTAGAAACCGCAGAAAGTTTATTCAAATCAAACAACATTCGTCACATTCCAGTTGTAAGTGGTGACGCAATTATTGGTATGTTGAGTTATACCGATTTATTGCGGATTAGCTTTGCAGATGCCGCAGATGAAGATGACACTAATGTTGAAACTATTGTCTACAATATGTTCACAATAGAACAAGTAATGGCGAAAAACTTGGTAAGCATAACTTCAGATACACTTATTAAAGAAGCCGCAGAAATTTTGGCTAAAAAGGAGTTTCACGCGTTACCAGTAGTTGACGACGGAAAATTAGTCGGAATCTTAACAACCACAGATTTAATTAACTACTTATTAGATCAATTTTAATATCTTTAAAAAGCAGTAGCGAATTTTATTAAAAAAAGAGTCATGAAAAATGTTTTAATTCTTACCGATTTCTCTCCATGTTCACGGAATGCAGCACAATATGCAATCAATTTTTTGAAAAACGAAACCTGTAGTTTCTATGTGTTGCACGTTCACAAATCGGGAACTTTTACAATGGATGATTTAATGTCTTCCGCTACTGCTAATGTTTACGAAAGTATTTTAAAGGCTGAAAAACAACGTTTACAAACCTTTAAAGACGAATTGGAACAATCGTCACAAAATGAAAAGCATCAATTTGATTCAATTTTGGATTATAATAGTTTTATTGAAGCGACACATAAAATCATTGAAGAAAAAAATATTGACTTATTAGTTGCTGGTTATAATGGTGTTTCTAATGCTGCCGAAATTCTCTTTGGAAGTCACACACTAAGCATTATCAGAAGAATTAATTGTACAACATTAATCATTCCTTCAGCCATAAAATTTCAATCTCCAACAAGCATGTTGTTACCGCTTGACGCGAAAGATGCTGTACAAAGTGAAGCGTTTGCAACTATTTTAAATACTGCGAAACTGCATCACATGCAAACGCACATTTTGAGAGTGTATGAAAAAGAAATGACTGGAGATCGTTATGACGAATCGTATCTTATAAAGCATTTCAAAGAAGTTAATTATAGTTATCATGTCATTCAAAATGTGCCGTTAGAGCATGTAAAAACATGTTACATGCAACTACATTCCATAGATATGATTGGCTTGATTGTTCAAAAAGAATCTGTCTTTGAGCGTTTATTCAAACATTCATCAACCACAGAAATTAGCAAAGCATTAAAAAAACCTTTATTGGTTGTGCATGTTTGATAAATGAAAATTTACTTTTAGATGAGGTATAAATGTTGTTGGTAAATGCTATTCCAATTCAATCTCAAAAAAGCATGCGTCTGCATTATGATAATGTGAAGGCAATCCAGCGGTATTTTCTAATTTTTTCATTCCCAAAAAATTAAATCCACAACTTTTATAATGAGCTATTAATCGCTCATTTTTTCCACAAGTATCCATTCTAATAAATTGTTTATGGTGCTTTCGGGCAAAATTTTTAGACCAATCAACAATTATCTGCACAAAGTTATTTCCTCTAAATTCAGGGTTTGTGGCTATCCGATGAATGTATATAGCAGCATCATTTTCGCTATGTTCCCAAATTTGGTCATCACTATATGTTATTGCCCAAATACAAGCTATTTTATCTTCAATTACTAACTTAAACTGTCGCTTTTCAACAACTTCAGTAGTTATATATTTTAGATCAAATTCTGGCCAAAGGTTTTCTGGAAATTTCACTTTTTGAAACTCTGTAGCCAATCTGTATAGCCTAAAAATTTCTGGAATATCTTCTGAATTGCTATTTTTTAGTATCATTTTCAGGTTTATATTAACTGATGTTTCAATGAATGCAAACGTATTTCTACAAGTTTACTATTGCTAAATCTATTCGAATTAAATCTAATATCAAAATCATAAAGAAATATTCACAAACCAAAAAAGCAGGAAATTCTAAAATTCCCTGCTTTTCTCTACAATAAATAAATAAATAATAGATTAACTAACAATCTAAATCTTAAATGTCATTACGGGCAGTACAGAATGATTTGCAATATCTTCTGAAACGCTTCCTTCAAAGAAATGTGACAATCCTGTGCGTCCGTGCGTTGCAACGGCTATTAAATCTGCATTTTGTGCGCTTGCAAAGTTCAAAACTCCTTTTTCTATGGTGTAATCATTTACATAATGTACGCTGTCCATTTTATCTAAATTTCCATCGGCAACTTTCAAGAAATCGGATACTTTAATTTCAATTTCAGATGAACTTTGGAAACTTGAACCTGGTAAGTTTACATACACTAAGTGTAATTTCGCGCCAAGCTTCGCAATTAATTTTGTAGCGTTTATATAAGGTTTTACCGCTTCTCGCGAGAAGTCACACGCAAAGACTGCGTTTTCAAAATCCATCAAAATCGGATTGTGTTTAATAACCAATACAGGAATATCCGAATGGCGCACAACTTTCTCCGTATTAGAACCAATAAAAATTTCCTTAATTCCGCTAGAACCGTGCGATCCCATTACAATTAAATCTGCATTATGATCTTGCGCTACATCACTTACTTCACTAAATACCTTAAAATGTTTAATAAGTGGCGTAACGGTAATACCTTCTAAAAATGGTTTATCTAAAAACTCATTAAACCTTTTCTCTGCCAACTTTAAGTAAAAAACAGTTTCTTGTGTGAGTTCACTTTCGTTTTCAGAAATAACAGCATTCGACAATTCTAACATGTGCAAAGCAATCACTTCTGCTTCGTGCTTGCGCGCTAAAATTGCGGCTGCTTCCAAGGCAAATTCTGAATGTTTTGAAAAATCAATGGGTACAATAATTTTTTTCATAGTGAGCTATTTTATATTCAATTGTCATTGAAAACAACTGTGTGTCTAGTTTTTATAGTGTAAAAGCGCGTTAAGTATTATCCAAAATTAGCCAATGTTATACCCGAAATCTATGATATTTGTCATGTTCGATAAATTATTCAGTAAGTTGCTGTAAATTTTTAAAAACATTGACAAAAAATAGCATCGTAACTTTTTTGCGTTACAAACGTCTTATTCAAAAACAGCATATGAAAAAAATAATATTTCTCAATTTATTCTTGTTGGTTTCTGCAATTGGAATAGCTCAAAAAAATAAAATTCCAACAATTAATGACGCTTTAAAAAAATATGATTTTATTGAAGGTCAGGTTGTTGAAAAATCGGATACAATTACATACTATTTAAAAAACTATAAAACAAAACCAAGCAATTTAATTGTATATATTCAAGGAACTGATCCGAATCCTATTTTTTCTTATTCCAAAAAAAATGGAAAAACAACAATTTCAAGATGGTTTGCAGATGATTATTTACAAGTTGATTCAACCTATACATTTGCCATTATTCCGAAACCAGGAATTGCAGGAATATATGATGAAAGTAACTTGTCAATTCCTGAGGAATATTATAAAAATAATTACCTCGAATATAGAGTGAATCAAATTGATGTATCAATTAAAGATATTGTAAAAAATCATTTAGAAAAACCACAAAAAATAATAGTTTACGGTCATTCAGAAGGCGCAACGATTGCAGCAGCATTGGCTTCAAAAAATGATGCAATAACTCATTTAGGATTCTGGTCGGGAAATGTACTGAACAATTTTTATGAATTTTCACTTTTTAATCGAATCGAATCTTTAACAGAAAAGCAATCAGATTCATTGGCGCATGAAAACATTATGGGAATTATTGAATGGTATAAATCCGTGATAGACAATCCTAACTCAACAGAAATCGATCATTTTGGATATACAAATAAACGTTGGTCTTCCTATGAAAAACCACCAATTGAATATTTACTAGAATTAGACATTCCGATTTTTGCTTATTTCGCAACAGAAGATGAAAGTACTCCAATTGAAACCGCGTATTTGCTTCCAATACAATTTATGCAAAAAAGAAAATTAAACCTCACATTTAAAGTGTGTTTAGGTTGTAATCATTCCTATGAAAAAGAAATAAATGGCGTACATAGAAAAAATTGGAACAACGTATTTATGCAATTTATCAATTGGACTAATCAAAAATAATTTCAACGAATAACTTTACCATATTGTTAAGCCTTTACAAAAATAAATGCTTGCTGATAAAATATTGAGTATTTTCGTGCTTATATAATTAAAAACAATTGTTTACTTAAAGTACTATACGAATGTCATTAATTTCCAGTGAATATTATAACAGAGATGTATCGTGGTTACGTTTTAACCATCGTGTTTTACAAGAAGCTGCCGATGCGCGAAATCCATTGTACGAACGCATCAAGTTTTTAGCCATATTTTCATCGAATTTGGATGAATTTTTCAAAGTAAGAGTTTCGGCTATTCGCCAGATTAAACAATTGGACAAAGGTTTACGTAAAAAGTTGATTACAAAGCCAAATAGATTGCTGCGTAAAATTAAAAAAGAAGTCAATCTGCAACAACAAGAATTTGGAAATATCTTTAAAAATCAAATCATTCCAGCACTGGAAAAAGAAGGTATTTCTTTGATTGATTCTACACGTTTTTCAGAAGCGCAAGCACAATTCGCGAAAGCATATTACAAAGAAGAATTAGAGTCAAAATTGACGCTCAATTATAAAATTTCGTCAGAAGAAGATATCTTTATCGAGAACGAACAATTGTATTTAGCTTCTATTTATGAAGGACAATTAGTCGTTTTTAAAATTCCTTCAAACACACCTCGATTTATAGTATTTCCTACTGAAAATGATACGTGTAGCATTACGTTTATTGACGATATTTTAAAGCACAATTTCAAAGAAGTATATCCTGAAAACACGTTTTACTCAATAAAAGTTTCGCGCGATGCGGAATTGTATATTGAAAATGAATATTCGGGCAATTTATTACAAAAAATAAAAGACTCTTTAGGCAATAGAAAAACAGGTCAAGTTACAAGAATTCTAGTCGATCAGAAAGCACCTAAAAACTTGTTAGATGAGCTGAAAGACGAATTGAATGTAAATGATACAGACATCGTTTTAGGCGGTTCATATCATAATTTTAAAGACTTTTTCGGTTTCCCGAATCCAACAGACAAAAACTTATCAATACCAGATGTTTTGCCAGTTAGAAACAAACAATTGGATGCATATGATAGTATTTTTGAAGCGATTACTGAAAAAGATAGAATGCTTTATTTTCCATACGAATCGTTTGATCATGTAGCAGAATTAGTAGAAGAAGCGGCAAAAGATGTACTTGTATCTAAAATCAAAATTACACTTTATCGTGTTGCCAAAGAATCTCGATTGACCAAAGCATTGATTGATGCTACGAAAAACGGCAAAGAAGTCACGGTTTTTATGGAGGCTAAAGCGCGATTTGACGAGCAAAATAATATAAAATGGGGAACTATTTTAGAAGAAAATGGCGCAAAAGTAATTTACAGTTACCCAGGCATTAAAGTACATTCTAAAATACTAAGTATTGAACGAATAGAAAACGAAAAACCAGTACTTTACGGATATATTGGTACAGGAAATTTTAATGAAAAAACGGCAACTTTATATACTGACTTTTGTTTGATGACGAAGAATGAAAAAATCACATCTGAGTTGATCCAAGTTTTTCAAGTATTGGAACGTGAAATCATCATTCCGAAAAGCAAAAAATTATTAATTTCTCCATTTACAACGCGAAGTACATTTTTAGAGTTGATAGACAACGAAATCAAAAATGCAAAAGCAGGAAAGGAAGCCTATATTATTTTAAAATTGAATAGTATTCAAGATACCAAAATGATTGATGCTTTATACGAAGCAAGCAACGCAGGCGTAAAAATTGACATGATTGTTCGCGGAATTTGTTGCATTGTGCCAGGCATTCCAAATCAAAGTGAAAACATTACTGTAAAAAGTATTTTAGGACAATATTTAGAACATGCGCGTGTGTATATTTTCGCTAATGGCGGAAAAGAAAAACTATATATTGGTTCTGCCGATTGGATGACACGAAATTTAGATCACCGAATTGAAGTGATTACACCAATTTTGGACGCTGATATACATAAAAAACTACGCAAATTTGTGCAATGGCAATGGAACGATTCTGTAAAAGCCAGAATTATGGACGCAAAGCAGAAAAACAAGTATATTGAAACAGACGAAAAAGCCATTCACGCGCAACAAAAAGCATATGAAGAATTGGTGAAGATGAATTCTTAAATGTCACCTTCAACTTGATTCAAAAATTTCATTTTGTGAGTTTTATTTATACTTATAAATTGTTAATTACAGAAAAGCAAATACGTTGCAATGGAAAGAATAGCTTTTGATTTGGTAATTATTAAAAAAGGAGTTTTATTCAATATTTTCAATGAAAAAATAATTGGCTACATAGGATTTGTTGGACTTATTTCAATGCTAGGTTTTGCTGCTGTTTATTTTAAAGTTTACGAAATAAATCTACTTGAGTATGCTGTGTTCAAATTACTAATTTTTCTCTTTTCGATTTGTGTTTTCATACAAGTCATAAAAATCATTAAAGGTGTAGATGGAATTTATCTAAAAAAGAAAGGGCTTCTTTTTTTTGATGAAAATGAAATTACTATTGATTTTACTGAGATTTATCCACTTACAGAAGTAACATATATTAAATTTAGCATCGCAGATTATTTAGGATATGTAGTGAAAACTAATTCCGACGGAAGTTATAAACGTAGAGCAATAGTCTGTAATCATTTAGAGTTTCAATATAATCAAAAAATTTATGAATACCAGTTTTCAATAGAATCAGAAAGACAAAAACAACTACTTATAGAAAAGGTAATTCCGCAGATGCGTGCAAAAACTAAAGTGACTTATTTAGTGCATTGAGTTGGAAAATAAAGGTTTTGCCACGAATTCACGAATTTTTAATTTTGGTTATTGACTAAAGCTGCACTTGAATTGAGTCTGTCAAAATAAACTTCAATTAATGTATGTAGCATTATTTCAGTTTTTTCGGATTTTTTAAACTCTTCTTTTCGTCACTTTTCAAACGTCTGTCTATTTTACTAATATCTTCTTCAGGTGCTAAATTTTCAGGTTTAATTCCACGTGAAATTAACGTATTACGAACAGATTTATTATTAGTACTATGTTCTCTTGAAATTTGACCTTCTGTTTTCATGTGATTTCCTTTCGCATTAAATATCGTAATCTCCGTAGCGAAATCTTTTGCTTTCAAAAGAATTGTAGGCATAAAGTCAGCTAAAGGTTTATTCTTTATTCCCCATCTATCTTTCATTTGTTGTGTAGTTTTTCCAAACAACGCAGTATCACCTTTACTTCTTATTAGGGCAAAATTTTGATTACCTCCAGTTTGCTCAAATATTACTTGCGATAATTCTTTTTCGGTAGCTTTTAATTTCTCTCTAGCTTGAACTCTTTCGTGTTCAAGAATTTTTTGTTCAATAAGTTCTGCTTTTCTAGTTTGAACTGCAAAATAACGTTGTGCAAATGCTATTGTTTCTTTTCGCGAATCTCCGTTTTGTGCAACTAGATAACAGGCGAATCGCGTGAGCATAATATCTTCAATTTCTCTCTCGCTTCCAGAACCAAGTGTAACCATTTTGTTGACGTCAACAAAATGGTCATTTATTAGTTGCTCAGAAACTTCACAAGCGGTTTTAGCTTTGTTAATTACTAGATTGAAGTTTCTCCATTCTTTATACCCTAAAAGATGTTGTAAATCTCTTGCCATCCAAAAATCTACATCATCAGAAGTTTTCTGAGCATGAGATTCAAAGTTTTCAGTAAGGCTATGTATGATGGATGTTTTCATTTTTAAAAAGTATAAATTTTAATCGAAATAGTGTAAATCTAAAGTGTTCATTTTATGCTACACAACGTATCTACAAAAGGATTTTTGATCTGAAATTGCTGTTATTTCCATAAAAATAATACAAATAGTACAGATAAACAATTCGGTTTCCCGTAGTTGCAGTTATTTAGTTGCAGAATAGCAGACAAGCTTTCCTAAGTAACGTGAGTTCGACATAAGTTTACTTAAGTAAAATTTTAAACATATTTTTAAAATAAGTGCTGAGCATTTGATTTTCATTTTTTTATTTTCGTTTTCTTTGCTCGCACAAAGAAAAGAAACAAAAGAAAGTGCGCTTTTCCAGAGGTATTTTTAGTTTTTCTTTTAAGGAAAAACTAAAACCGCATGAATTTTTCTAAATTTTCTCCAAGGATTCAAAAATTCTTAACGAAAAATCCCTGCTATACTGCGGAAAAGACAAAAAAACACTCTGAATTTTTATATCGAACTCAGGTTAAGTATTTAAAACATGTAATAAACAAACTAAAAAAAATTCGTGAATTCGTGGCTGAAAAAAACATTTCAATCCGTCAGATTGAGTGAAATTATAGAAGAATTTTACACTTCGACAAACTCAGTAAAACTATCGAAATCTACTTTGATTTTCAATGAGTAAATTATTGAATTTTTTAATTCTAAAAGTTTATTTTTGATAAAAAAATACGCGCATGTCTTCAGAAACATTCACACAACTTCTTGATCGTTTAGGAAATCAATCTTTGTATGTTTTAGATTCAAGAATTCCAAAATCAGCGTATGTAAAGTTAGATTTGTCAGTGACGAATGAAGCGTTGAAAACCATTGATGTTTCT from Kordia antarctica encodes the following:
- a CDS encoding universal stress protein, producing the protein MKNVLILTDFSPCSRNAAQYAINFLKNETCSFYVLHVHKSGTFTMDDLMSSATANVYESILKAEKQRLQTFKDELEQSSQNEKHQFDSILDYNSFIEATHKIIEEKNIDLLVAGYNGVSNAAEILFGSHTLSIIRRINCTTLIIPSAIKFQSPTSMLLPLDAKDAVQSEAFATILNTAKLHHMQTHILRVYEKEMTGDRYDESYLIKHFKEVNYSYHVIQNVPLEHVKTCYMQLHSIDMIGLIVQKESVFERLFKHSSTTEISKALKKPLLVVHV
- the dinD gene encoding DNA damage-inducible protein D, producing the protein MKTSIIHSLTENFESHAQKTSDDVDFWMARDLQHLLGYKEWRNFNLVINKAKTACEVSEQLINDHFVDVNKMVTLGSGSEREIEDIMLTRFACYLVAQNGDSRKETIAFAQRYFAVQTRKAELIEQKILEHERVQAREKLKATEKELSQVIFEQTGGNQNFALIRSKGDTALFGKTTQQMKDRWGIKNKPLADFMPTILLKAKDFATEITIFNAKGNHMKTEGQISREHSTNNKSVRNTLISRGIKPENLAPEEDISKIDRRLKSDEKKSLKNPKKLK
- a CDS encoding sulfite exporter TauE/SafE family protein — encoded protein: MVFSGFILGLLGSFHCVGMCGPIAFMLPVDRTNSYKKVAQILLYHVGRLLSYATIGFIFGLLGKSIYIFGMQQRLSIAIGIIMIVTISIPYKTFSKYNFSKPVFRIISNLKSSLGKQFKKKSLDTFFTIGFLNGLLPCGLVYMAVFGAIASGSMLQGSLYMLFFGLGTIPLMTTAIYIGKFLNATIKQRIQKAIPVFVIIIGMLFILRGLGLGIPYISPVSNVGLITNVIDCH
- a CDS encoding alpha/beta hydrolase family protein; the protein is MKKIIFLNLFLLVSAIGIAQKNKIPTINDALKKYDFIEGQVVEKSDTITYYLKNYKTKPSNLIVYIQGTDPNPIFSYSKKNGKTTISRWFADDYLQVDSTYTFAIIPKPGIAGIYDESNLSIPEEYYKNNYLEYRVNQIDVSIKDIVKNHLEKPQKIIVYGHSEGATIAAALASKNDAITHLGFWSGNVLNNFYEFSLFNRIESLTEKQSDSLAHENIMGIIEWYKSVIDNPNSTEIDHFGYTNKRWSSYEKPPIEYLLELDIPIFAYFATEDESTPIETAYLLPIQFMQKRKLNLTFKVCLGCNHSYEKEINGVHRKNWNNVFMQFINWTNQK
- a CDS encoding CBS domain-containing protein, giving the protein MKKRTPVSTIMTAEVITLNHTDSLETAESLFKSNNIRHIPVVSGDAIIGMLSYTDLLRISFADAADEDDTNVETIVYNMFTIEQVMAKNLVSITSDTLIKEAAEILAKKEFHALPVVDDGKLVGILTTTDLINYLLDQF
- a CDS encoding universal stress protein, giving the protein MKKIIVPIDFSKHSEFALEAAAILARKHEAEVIALHMLELSNAVISENESELTQETVFYLKLAEKRFNEFLDKPFLEGITVTPLIKHFKVFSEVSDVAQDHNADLIVMGSHGSSGIKEIFIGSNTEKVVRHSDIPVLVIKHNPILMDFENAVFACDFSREAVKPYINATKLIAKLGAKLHLVYVNLPGSSFQSSSEIEIKVSDFLKVADGNLDKMDSVHYVNDYTIEKGVLNFASAQNADLIAVATHGRTGLSHFFEGSVSEDIANHSVLPVMTFKI
- a CDS encoding GNAT family N-acetyltransferase encodes the protein MILKNSNSEDIPEIFRLYRLATEFQKVKFPENLWPEFDLKYITTEVVEKRQFKLVIEDKIACIWAITYSDDQIWEHSENDAAIYIHRIATNPEFRGNNFVQIIVDWSKNFARKHHKQFIRMDTCGKNERLIAHYKSCGFNFLGMKKLENTAGLPSHYHNADACFFEIELE
- the ppk1 gene encoding polyphosphate kinase 1 — translated: MSLISSEYYNRDVSWLRFNHRVLQEAADARNPLYERIKFLAIFSSNLDEFFKVRVSAIRQIKQLDKGLRKKLITKPNRLLRKIKKEVNLQQQEFGNIFKNQIIPALEKEGISLIDSTRFSEAQAQFAKAYYKEELESKLTLNYKISSEEDIFIENEQLYLASIYEGQLVVFKIPSNTPRFIVFPTENDTCSITFIDDILKHNFKEVYPENTFYSIKVSRDAELYIENEYSGNLLQKIKDSLGNRKTGQVTRILVDQKAPKNLLDELKDELNVNDTDIVLGGSYHNFKDFFGFPNPTDKNLSIPDVLPVRNKQLDAYDSIFEAITEKDRMLYFPYESFDHVAELVEEAAKDVLVSKIKITLYRVAKESRLTKALIDATKNGKEVTVFMEAKARFDEQNNIKWGTILEENGAKVIYSYPGIKVHSKILSIERIENEKPVLYGYIGTGNFNEKTATLYTDFCLMTKNEKITSELIQVFQVLEREIIIPKSKKLLISPFTTRSTFLELIDNEIKNAKAGKEAYIILKLNSIQDTKMIDALYEASNAGVKIDMIVRGICCIVPGIPNQSENITVKSILGQYLEHARVYIFANGGKEKLYIGSADWMTRNLDHRIEVITPILDADIHKKLRKFVQWQWNDSVKARIMDAKQKNKYIETDEKAIHAQQKAYEELVKMNS